One genomic segment of Candidatus Fukatsuia endosymbiont of Tuberolachnus salignus includes these proteins:
- a CDS encoding helix-turn-helix transcriptional regulator, translating into MNVENKILERHSYEFKKEFLSLFRTYHEVTYTCIDTVNRCVHALPSNYIWHLQYWDSDLDRHLNERLKHTMSYWGAYSSEHGNTLKKLENGIKKIDMTCYDKGRFELFSVSFRTDMLLPDLFYLNKVKSAISHYATRKIRGIDGDNIALPLRAHIDSPLAHQTAGRDINYKKFKFGDISLSELELETIRYLLELKSIKEIAWLHCCSATAEKNRIIRIKEKIGCANMPLSRVFTTLKKYGIIAACLGTYIISY; encoded by the coding sequence ATGAATGTAGAAAATAAAATATTGGAGCGCCATTCCTATGAATTTAAAAAAGAATTTTTGTCTCTTTTTCGTACTTATCATGAAGTAACTTATACCTGTATTGATACAGTAAACCGTTGTGTTCATGCACTGCCCAGCAATTATATTTGGCATTTGCAATATTGGGACAGTGATTTGGATAGGCATCTTAATGAACGCTTAAAACACACAATGAGTTATTGGGGTGCCTATTCCAGCGAGCATGGCAATACGTTAAAAAAATTAGAAAATGGCATAAAAAAAATAGATATGACTTGCTACGACAAAGGTAGATTTGAGTTATTTTCCGTAAGTTTCAGAACGGATATGCTGTTGCCAGATCTTTTCTACTTAAACAAAGTAAAATCCGCTATTAGTCACTACGCAACAAGAAAAATCAGAGGGATTGATGGTGATAATATTGCTCTGCCATTACGTGCGCACATAGACAGTCCGTTAGCGCATCAGACAGCTGGCAGGGATATAAATTATAAAAAATTTAAATTTGGCGATATCTCTCTCTCTGAGCTGGAACTAGAAACAATACGTTACCTGCTGGAATTAAAATCGATTAAAGAAATAGCCTGGCTCCATTGTTGCTCAGCAACGGCGGAGAAAAATCGGATAATACGTATTAAAGAGAAAATAGGATGTGCCAATATGCCCCTTTCCAGAGTTTTTACCACACTCAAAAAATATGGGATAATAGCCGCATGTCTGGGTACTTATATTATCTCTTATTAG
- a CDS encoding Tc toxin subunit A — protein sequence MSISESLAKLKFYSLNEVAQISFNDFLEKTKFYSLEEKNAQVLYNTALEEQSQQRNALTRANPMLKNIPNIIYTDVSPQHEYNENFTTIKHDYAVADTPASMFSVFAYLAELYREAYGLHAKHSPYHLDKRRADLKTLALSQDNRDQEVSTLTLSNDILLQYVKEKMKEKGSTLDRKNKNDIYRFLYERKIYTNGNVNLNYYFNYHYEVIEWALKAQGTTVSRLLDNPFFAKRMIKSNLNPLLQEKNDFLFYQIVTTPKKTKYYYKLTGLSSEIIDAIIDPVSQHEQSDFEKVEKITRIKNYQARYHIPEEQAFILDNNTILITKNNNHQSPSQFDQLFNSPPLKGVRYELTGAQKRTHAPLEAQESAVLRQALAVDERELSIMCEMLTDAVVSQITYLSALYRIRLLARIHGLTISELAMLLRMLVNPSKSLTLFPIDMSDDQCAELIDKLYQRTYWLCEQGWRVDELYDMTTTEYNGVKTLEIETLIQTVAMGLSSALAQENPETTIQVSEQIAPFFLSSLALPSITVANFLLAWLDKLIPHANPSSLIINVNTFRNEIIKWNRDHLEINEKMIIFCQRLQQLAHIYHRLQLSEPELSLLVEQPHLLDASLTLIGHSIAHLELLTRIHSQIISLGDQVPQVLIALKQRNLTAAILAPMIQMDKETLQQAAKQVDIQRAERAERGFSSRSNARSSRIYKNRSEKISRRSSEDCGFP from the coding sequence ATGAGTATCAGTGAATCTCTAGCAAAACTTAAATTTTATTCATTAAATGAAGTGGCACAAATCTCATTTAATGATTTTTTAGAAAAAACAAAGTTTTACTCCTTAGAAGAAAAAAACGCTCAAGTGCTTTATAACACAGCACTTGAAGAACAGAGTCAACAAAGAAACGCATTGACGCGTGCTAATCCGATGCTAAAGAACATTCCTAATATTATTTATACGGATGTATCACCACAGCATGAATATAACGAAAATTTTACTACCATCAAACATGATTATGCTGTTGCTGATACTCCCGCTTCCATGTTTTCAGTTTTCGCTTATCTGGCTGAATTATACCGTGAGGCATATGGACTACATGCTAAGCACTCACCCTACCATTTAGATAAGCGGCGGGCAGATTTAAAAACATTAGCGCTTAGTCAGGATAATAGGGATCAGGAAGTGAGCACCCTAACGCTTTCTAATGACATTTTATTGCAATACGTAAAAGAAAAAATGAAAGAAAAGGGCAGTACGCTTGATAGGAAAAATAAAAATGATATATATCGATTCCTCTATGAGAGAAAAATTTATACTAACGGTAATGTAAATCTTAATTACTATTTTAACTATCATTATGAAGTGATTGAATGGGCACTTAAAGCGCAAGGAACAACGGTCAGTCGCTTATTGGACAACCCTTTTTTCGCGAAAAGAATGATAAAAAGTAATCTAAATCCTTTATTACAAGAAAAAAATGATTTCCTTTTTTACCAGATAGTGACTACGCCTAAAAAAACAAAATATTATTATAAATTGACTGGTTTATCTTCAGAAATAATTGACGCTATCATTGATCCTGTATCTCAACATGAACAGTCAGATTTTGAAAAAGTAGAAAAAATAACCAGAATAAAAAACTACCAGGCGCGTTATCACATACCGGAAGAGCAAGCGTTTATTTTAGATAATAACACCATATTAATAACAAAAAATAATAATCACCAATCACCGAGTCAATTTGACCAATTATTTAATTCTCCACCCCTAAAGGGGGTTCGTTATGAACTCACAGGCGCACAAAAACGTACTCATGCGCCCTTAGAGGCCCAAGAATCGGCGGTATTAAGACAGGCATTGGCTGTCGATGAGAGAGAGCTGAGCATCATGTGCGAAATGCTGACTGATGCTGTCGTCTCTCAAATAACCTACCTGTCTGCGTTATATCGTATTCGGTTACTTGCGCGTATTCACGGACTCACTATTTCCGAACTCGCTATGCTGTTAAGAATGTTAGTCAATCCATCAAAGAGCCTAACCCTTTTTCCTATCGATATGAGCGATGATCAGTGCGCTGAGTTGATAGACAAACTCTATCAGCGCACTTATTGGCTGTGTGAGCAAGGATGGCGGGTTGATGAATTGTATGACATGACCACCACAGAATATAACGGTGTAAAGACGCTTGAAATCGAAACCTTAATTCAGACCGTCGCCATGGGTTTGAGTTCAGCACTTGCCCAGGAAAACCCTGAAACAACCATACAGGTATCAGAACAGATCGCCCCTTTTTTCCTCTCTTCATTGGCTTTGCCTTCGATAACAGTGGCTAATTTTTTACTGGCTTGGCTTGATAAATTAATTCCACACGCCAATCCAAGCAGTCTGATTATTAATGTCAATACATTTAGAAATGAAATAATAAAATGGAATCGAGATCATCTAGAAATCAATGAAAAAATGATCATTTTTTGTCAACGTTTACAACAGTTAGCACACATTTATCACCGTTTACAACTCAGTGAACCCGAATTATCGCTACTAGTCGAACAGCCTCATTTATTAGACGCTTCTCTCACATTAATCGGGCACAGCATCGCACATCTTGAATTATTAACCCGTATCCATAGCCAAATAATCTCACTCGGTGATCAGGTTCCTCAGGTGCTAATAGCCCTAAAGCAGCGCAATCTGACGGCGGCCATTTTGGCACCCATGATACAAATGGACAAAGAAACGCTACAACAGGCGGCTAAACAGGTCGATATTCAGCGAGCAGAAAGGGCAGAGAGAGGTTTCTCTTCTCGATCAAACGCTAGGAGCAGTAGAATCTACAAAAACAGAAGCGAAAAAATTAGCCGCCGATCTTCGGAAGATTGCGGATTCCCATGA
- a CDS encoding MFS transporter has product MLTWKQRLGVVAGNACEFYDIALFAAISGYITVEFQQAGMGNSTYIVWGIFALRFLIRPLGGYIIGLYADHYGRKAALILTSTVIGLSTLTMAVLPISKLGAAAPLLFLILQMLQAFSFGGEYPTIIHYLLSESEQKQRAKISSMIVASSLVGVLMSLLIVYFINNLLSPEEMQQIGWRIPLLIALVNIAISFYFRQKLKEISPCVIKNQGITLLAVLKIFLIVIPGAVVFYVQNLASTLSKRALDNGTLQTLYPLLSSSLLLVFVLFIGWLTDKYSTPQKIFRLGIYALLIAAAPLYLLLASKSVVLVIIAQLALTLIAALILSNLAAVLFEKSANKTAILGLGYNAALSVFGGLSPLIIALLIPFGGLFPGIYVAASGVAFVVAGYIPAIRKSTCCTK; this is encoded by the coding sequence ATGTTGACATGGAAACAACGCCTTGGTGTGGTGGCAGGAAACGCGTGTGAATTCTATGATATTGCTCTCTTTGCCGCGATTTCTGGTTATATCACAGTGGAATTCCAACAAGCGGGGATGGGGAATTCAACCTATATTGTTTGGGGGATTTTTGCCTTACGTTTTCTGATCCGACCGTTAGGCGGTTATATTATCGGTTTGTATGCAGATCATTATGGACGTAAGGCGGCACTGATCCTCACCAGTACAGTTATTGGGCTGTCTACATTAACTATGGCGGTGTTACCTATTTCTAAATTAGGTGCTGCCGCTCCGTTGCTCTTTTTAATTTTACAAATGCTGCAAGCCTTCAGTTTTGGTGGGGAATATCCGACCATCATCCACTATCTGCTCAGTGAATCAGAACAGAAACAGCGAGCGAAAATCAGCAGTATGATCGTAGCCAGTTCTCTTGTTGGTGTCTTGATGTCATTACTGATTGTCTATTTTATAAACAATCTATTAAGTCCCGAGGAGATGCAACAGATTGGCTGGCGTATTCCTCTGCTGATTGCATTGGTAAATATTGCAATCAGCTTCTATTTTCGCCAAAAATTGAAAGAAATATCACCCTGTGTCATCAAAAATCAAGGGATAACGCTTTTAGCTGTTTTGAAGATTTTTCTTATCGTTATTCCCGGTGCTGTGGTGTTCTACGTGCAAAATTTAGCGAGTACTCTCTCCAAGAGAGCGCTGGATAACGGGACGCTGCAGACACTTTATCCATTACTTTCCAGTAGCCTGTTGTTGGTCTTTGTGCTATTTATCGGCTGGTTAACGGATAAATACAGTACGCCGCAAAAAATCTTTCGCCTTGGTATCTATGCGTTACTGATAGCCGCTGCCCCTCTGTATCTGCTGCTAGCCAGCAAGAGTGTTGTGCTGGTCATTATCGCTCAATTGGCGTTAACCCTGATTGCAGCACTGATCCTTAGCAATCTGGCTGCGGTGCTGTTTGAAAAAAGCGCAAATAAAACAGCGATCTTGGGCCTAGGATACAACGCGGCTTTGTCGGTTTTTGGTGGTTTATCTCCTCTTATTATCGCGCTATTGATACCCTTTGGTGGACTCTTCCCAGGGATTTATGTTGCTGCGTCAGGGGTGGCATTTGTCGTGGCGGGATACATTCCTGCAATCCGAAAATCCACATGCTGTACCAAATAG